In Agrobacterium tumefaciens, the DNA window CATATTGAGAGGCTCGGCATGGTCCCCGCCAAGCCAATGCAATCCATGAGCAGTCGAGCTGACGGACCGCCAGACAACCTGAACCCGGCGCTTTTACGGAGTTTGGATATGTTCTCTCGCAAAGTGTATTGTTTCCCGAAGAATTCTGTCGGTCTGAAGTCGCTTCAATTCGATTTCGACGAAATCAACACTTGCTACCAGGCAGAATTCGACCCAGACGCAAGCCACCTCAATAGCTTCCGCGTTCGACAGAGTATCGGCTTAAACGGCGAGTATTCCGAGTCAATGCAACCGGACGGTATAGGCGTTGCACGGGTGCGGCGGATTACCAAGAACACAATCCAAATCGAACAGCACTCTCTCGGAAAGGGCGAGACTGAAACGTTGACGGTGACATTCCACGATGAGCAAATAAGCTTGAGGATTGCTACCAGCCGCCGAGAGTACACGCTTACAGGAGAGACATCAGCCTCGCGATTACCGGGCGGCGAGCGGTCGGCCATCCACCCAATGCCCAAATCTTAGCTGCAAGCGGCTCAGATTCTTTTTTTGATATACTGAGAGGCTCAATGCTTAGGCGCTTCATCACCTACTATCGCCCTTACAAAAAACTCTTAGCTATAACGCTTTTGTCAGCGGTTATCGCTGGCCTGCTGGAGCTTCGATTCCCGATAATCGTGAAGATTTTTGTAGACGATCTACTGCCGGCTCGCGATTGGAGCCTGATCATTTGGAGCGCCCTGCTTCTTATTTTCGTATATGCTATAAATGGTGGGCTCCTGGCGATCGTCAACTACTACGGTCACCTACTCGGCATAAACATCGAAACAGATATGCGCCAACAAGCGTTCTCGCACATTCAAAAACTTTCATTTGGTTATTTCGACAATAACAGCGTGGGCGATCTGATCACAAATGTCACGAAGGACCTCGAAGAGATCGGAGAAGTTGCCCATCATGGCCCAGAGGACGTCGTTCTATCTCTTATGACTTTCTTTGGTGCGGCCGGCATTATGTTCTATATTCACTGGAAACTTGGGTCACTTGTGAGTTGTCTCGTTCCCACAGTTGCGTGGGCCAGCGGGCGGTACGGTGTAAAGCTCGCGCATAACTGGCGTAAGCTTCTTCACCAGATTAGCTCACTCAATCAAACAATCACTGAAAGCGTCGGCGGAATTCGCGTCGTGAAAGCGTTCTCAAACGAAACTCACGAATATGAGGCTTTTCGCCTCCGGAATCATGACTATAGGAGAACCAAGAAGAGAGCCTATGCGTATATGACCGCAAGTATGACGGTATCCTATTTAGGCACCCGATCGGTCCAACTACTAGTGCTGGTAGCTGGCGCGTGGTACGTGGCGGTCGGCGAGATCACTCAGGGAAGCTTTGTCGGTATTCTGCTTCTTGTGAATGTTCTCTTTAAGCCGATCGAAAGACTGGGCAGCTTTCTCGAAACCTATCCCAAAGCAATAGCCGGCTTTCGAAGATTTTTAGCGCTAATTGACAGTGTCCCTGAAGTCGCCGATACCGAAAAATCGATTTCTGTCGAAAAATTTCGGGGCGAGATCGCATATAACAACGTCACCTTTTCCTACTCTCCAAATCTAAAGGTCTTGGATCGCTTTAGTCTCCGTATCGGCCATGGCGAGAAAATTGCCTTTGTTGGCCCGTCGGGAGTTGGGAAGACCACCATCTGCTCACTGTTGCCAAGATTCTACGATGTCAACAGCGGTAGTATCACGATCGATGGCATCGATATTCGTGACGTCACACAGTCTTCGCTTAGAAAACAAATCGGTGTTGTGCAGCAAGACGTTTTCCTCTTTGCCGCATCTATTCGAGAAAACGTCGCTTATGGGAGAATTGGTGCGAGCAGCGACGAAATCGAAACCGCGGTTCAACGCGCAGCCCTAGGTGATTTTATCGAGTCATTACCCGATAGGCTGGAAACATTGGTCGGCGAGCGGGGGGTCAAACTATCGGGTGGCCAGAAACAACGCATCGCGATCGCGCGACTTTTCTTAAAAGATCCGCCGATATTAATTCTTGACGAAGCCACATCTGCTCTAGACCTTGAAACTGAATGTCAAATTCAATCCGCATTGACTGAATTGACCGCAAACCGGACCACAATGATAATTGCGCACCGCCTATCGACCATTAAGCAGGCAGATCGAATTATTGTCATTGGAAAGAAAGGCATTCTAGAACAGGGTACGCATGATGAATTACTCCGATCTGGTGCCCACTATGCGCGCTTGTATGATGACCAGTTTGTATCCGCGTTAAATCCGGTCTCGAGAGAAGTGGGCAATGTAGCAGAATCGTTGACAGGTACTGGCCTCACGAATCTTTAAATCTGACAGGATAGCCTGCAACTGAAGACAGCGTCCGCAGAAGTGCTTCTGCCTTAAGTTCTGTCTCACTCAACTCCTCGCTTGGCACTGAAAGTGCAGTAATCGCACCTCCGACTCCAATTGAGAGCATCTGCTCTTGTATAACGATGGTGCGAATGACAATGTTCAGAGCCGCGGTACCTGTAACCGAGAGAAACCCTACCGCCCCTGAATATACTCCACGAGCGCTGCCCTCCAGCTTGTCAAGGATTTCCATCGTGCGGATCTTTGGCGCACCCGTCATAGACCCCCCCGGAAATGTCGCCCGTATGAGATCCACGAGCGTTCGATCCGATCTCAATCTGCCCTCAATCGTGCTTACCAATTGGTGAACCGTCGCATAAGTCTCGACGTCGAAAATCTTAGGTACGGTCACCGTGCCGACTTCACAAACCTTGCCCAAATCATTTCTGATCAGATCAACGATCATAAGGTTTTCGGCACGCTCCTTTTCGCTAGATGACAGACGTCCCTTTAGTTCGGAATCTTCTTCAGGACTCTTTCCCCTACGAATTGTTCCTTTGATGGGCTTTGACCGGACAATTCCGTGCCTGTTTCGGTCGACAAATAACTCAGGAGAGGAACACAGAATGCTGGTAGCCGGAAAGCGCAGAAACGCGCTGTACGGGGCTGGATTAATTTTTCTGAGCAACATGTAGGTTGCAATGTCGTCCAAATCAGCCCGAGCCTCCATCGTGTTTGTCAAACAAACTTCGTAGGATTCACCATCTCTGATCTTGGTGAGGCACTTATCGATTAGCTCAAGATATTTTCCAGAGTCTGCGCGTAGTGCCAGATTTTCGATCTGTACCTTGAGCGCGGATGTATGCTTTGTGGGAGTTTGTTGAAGCAGTTCTTCAACGGCGTCGAACCAGACCCTCGCGCGATCCTCCCTCGTCTCTAACTCCAAACAGACCAGCCAGATTGTCTGCTCTTGTAAATCAAAGCACAGTGCGCGATCGGCGAAGATGAATTGTGCATCGGGGGATCGGCTTTGATGCGCAAGGCTGCCACCAGTTTCGGCTTTCATTTCGTAACCCAAATAGCCAACATATCCCGGAGCAAAATCGAAAGGGGCCTCCAAGCGAGCATCAATCTTTAACGCTTCAAGCCGCCGCTCCATGTAGTCCAATATGCTCTCCGAAACAGTGCGCACCGATCCTGTTTTCGTAATTGTCAACTTCTGCGATGCTACCTCGTAGGAGAGGGTCTCAGAATGTGGTCCCGATGCATCCCCGATGAACGAGAACCGCGCTGTGGAGTTGGAAAGGCTGCTGTCCAGCCAGAAGACGGGCTGGGCGGGTGTAGAAAATGTTTCAATCACCTGATGCGGATCAGTCCATGTATCAAGCCGTTTCGCAAAAATGCGAAAATCGCCTTTGTCGGTATCAGCCCCACAATTAACTTCTGGAGACTGACGTTCGTTCGCGGCAAGTGCGAGAAAATTAGTTAGAATTTTCGAGCCATGCTCTGAACATATCGATTCAGGGTGGAATTGAACTCCCCAGAATGGTTTATCTCGATGCTCGACCGCCATGATTACATTGTCTGATGAAAATGCCGTCGGTATGAGACACTCGGGCAGGGCATCGACAGCCAAGGAATGGTAGCGCACAACGTGAAAGGGTGATGGAATATTTTCGAACAAGCCGGTCCCGTTGTGGATCACTGCGTCAATGATCCCATGCATTGGCGTTTTCGCATGATGCACTGCTCCACCGAGATGATGACAGATTCCTTGATGTCCCAAACAAACCCCTAGAACCGGCCACCGGCCGTCTAGGATGGCTTCTCGAGAAATCCCGAAATCGGAGGGAATTTCGGGGCGTCCCGG includes these proteins:
- the pabB gene encoding aminodeoxychorismate synthase component I, which codes for MRTLLIDNYDSFTFNLFQLIYSLSGIEPLVIKNDQMSWAEAAMLQFSNIVISPGPGRPEIPSDFGISREAILDGRWPVLGVCLGHQGICHHLGGAVHHAKTPMHGIIDAVIHNGTGLFENIPSPFHVVRYHSLAVDALPECLIPTAFSSDNVIMAVEHRDKPFWGVQFHPESICSEHGSKILTNFLALAANERQSPEVNCGADTDKGDFRIFAKRLDTWTDPHQVIETFSTPAQPVFWLDSSLSNSTARFSFIGDASGPHSETLSYEVASQKLTITKTGSVRTVSESILDYMERRLEALKIDARLEAPFDFAPGYVGYLGYEMKAETGGSLAHQSRSPDAQFIFADRALCFDLQEQTIWLVCLELETREDRARVWFDAVEELLQQTPTKHTSALKVQIENLALRADSGKYLELIDKCLTKIRDGESYEVCLTNTMEARADLDDIATYMLLRKINPAPYSAFLRFPATSILCSSPELFVDRNRHGIVRSKPIKGTIRRGKSPEEDSELKGRLSSSEKERAENLMIVDLIRNDLGKVCEVGTVTVPKIFDVETYATVHQLVSTIEGRLRSDRTLVDLIRATFPGGSMTGAPKIRTMEILDKLEGSARGVYSGAVGFLSVTGTAALNIVIRTIVIQEQMLSIGVGGAITALSVPSEELSETELKAEALLRTLSSVAGYPVRFKDS